Proteins found in one Pseudomonadota bacterium genomic segment:
- the umuD gene encoding translesion error-prone DNA polymerase V autoproteolytic subunit, with product MPLHETRVTAVFATDEQAPSCSLPLAVASVSAGFPSPADDYLEGVLDLNQHLIKHPAATFFVRVTGDSMIDAGIHDGDLLLVDRSLEMVDGKVVIAIINAELLVKRVRKVGARLFLLPENQAYKPIEVQENMDFELWGVVTYVIHSL from the coding sequence ATGCCTTTGCATGAAACCCGGGTAACGGCTGTCTTTGCCACCGATGAGCAGGCTCCCTCCTGTTCGCTGCCCCTGGCCGTGGCCTCGGTTTCGGCCGGGTTCCCCTCTCCGGCTGATGATTATCTTGAAGGGGTTCTGGATCTGAATCAGCATCTGATCAAACATCCGGCGGCAACGTTTTTTGTTCGGGTGACCGGTGATTCGATGATTGATGCCGGCATCCATGACGGTGACCTGCTGCTGGTGGACCGTTCTCTGGAGATGGTGGACGGCAAAGTGGTGATCGCGATAATTAATGCTGAGCTGCTGGTTAAAAGGGTGCGTAAAGTTGGTGCACGGCTTTTCCTGCTGCCGGAAAATCAGGCTTACAAGCCGATTGAAGTACAGGAAAACATGGACTTTGAACTCTGGGGCGTGGTTACCTATGTGATCCACTCCCTATGA